The following are from one region of the Candidatus Acidulodesulfobacterium ferriphilum genome:
- a CDS encoding lactate dehydrogenase, whose product MNIVAILRSREMFGILKPYLSGHNVTHYTGKDDFLNDIKKANDSNLKDELILIVNAGIGIGEDILSLGNVKLIQQFGIGYENVDMDYASKRGVLVFNAPTVGTYNAVSVAELSLFFILALARNYNGCVNSINHGVANEPMGHSISGKKFGIVGLGGIGLEIIKILKAVGAEIYGLKHSKPGADYAKNMGIKFAGTVEGDFKKVLPLVDYLILAVPLAENTQNLINDEAIGLMKNGSFIINVGRAGLIDKGALIKGLKSGKIKGAGLDVFWKEPVHISDEIFHFNVIATPHIGGATFESIADISRICAENINGWLNSGDLTNCVNKDLITKI is encoded by the coding sequence ATCTTTCGGGACATAATGTAACACATTATACAGGGAAGGACGATTTTTTAAACGATATTAAAAAGGCAAATGATTCTAATTTAAAAGACGAATTAATTTTAATCGTAAATGCAGGTATCGGTATAGGCGAGGATATTTTATCCCTTGGTAATGTTAAGTTAATTCAGCAGTTCGGGATTGGATACGAGAATGTAGATATGGATTACGCCTCTAAAAGAGGGGTGCTTGTATTTAACGCTCCGACGGTCGGTACCTATAACGCCGTTTCGGTTGCGGAGCTGTCCCTGTTTTTTATTCTTGCGCTTGCAAGAAATTATAACGGATGCGTAAACTCGATTAATCACGGTGTTGCAAACGAGCCTATGGGACACAGCATTTCCGGAAAAAAATTTGGGATCGTCGGGCTTGGGGGAATCGGGCTTGAAATTATCAAAATATTAAAAGCAGTAGGCGCCGAAATTTACGGTTTAAAGCATAGCAAACCCGGGGCGGATTACGCGAAAAATATGGGCATTAAATTTGCCGGCACGGTAGAAGGCGACTTTAAAAAGGTTTTGCCGTTGGTCGATTATCTTATTCTTGCCGTCCCTCTGGCCGAAAATACCCAAAACTTGATTAACGACGAGGCGATAGGTTTAATGAAAAACGGTTCGTTTATAATAAATGTCGGAAGGGCGGGTTTAATCGATAAAGGCGCGCTTATAAAAGGATTAAAAAGCGGAAAGATTAAAGGGGCCGGGCTTGATGTATTCTGGAAAGAGCCGGTGCATATAAGCGATGAAATATTTCACTTTAATGTTATCGCAACGCCCCATATCGGCGGGGCAACCTTCGAGTCTATCGCGGATATTTCCCGCATTTGCGCCGAAAATATAAACGGCTGGCTAAATAGCGGCGATTTAACGAATTGCGTAAATAAAGATTTAATAACTAAAATTTAA
- a CDS encoding triose-phosphate isomerase — protein sequence MKKNIIAANFKMNKTNKDIEDYFDIFARNINKLKNKNSFDDAEIIFAPPFTALCETYRIIKPLGDFIKLSSQNIYYEKNGAYTGEISLDMIKSCGCVYAIIGHSERRNIFNESDELIAKKISAVYNNKGITPILCVGENLEIRNKNEHENFVKNQLNIALNSIKGKKTSSLIIAYEPIWAIGTGIPIKPDDGEEMHRFIYDYVNANFLIGELRIIYGGSVTESNIKELIAKKHIDGALVGGASLDPLIFFNICELSVV from the coding sequence ATGAAGAAGAACATAATCGCTGCAAATTTTAAAATGAATAAAACAAACAAAGATATAGAAGACTATTTCGATATCTTTGCTAGAAATATAAATAAATTAAAAAACAAAAATTCTTTCGACGATGCGGAAATAATTTTTGCCCCGCCTTTTACCGCGCTTTGCGAAACTTATAGAATAATTAAGCCGTTAGGTGATTTTATAAAACTTTCTTCCCAAAATATTTATTACGAAAAAAACGGAGCATATACCGGCGAAATTTCGTTGGATATGATTAAGAGCTGCGGCTGTGTTTATGCTATAATCGGACATTCGGAAAGGCGCAATATTTTTAATGAAAGCGATGAACTGATAGCTAAAAAAATAAGCGCGGTTTATAATAATAAGGGGATAACCCCGATATTATGCGTCGGGGAAAATTTGGAAATCAGAAATAAAAACGAACACGAAAATTTTGTTAAAAACCAGCTGAATATAGCATTAAATTCAATAAAGGGCAAAAAGACTTCCTCGTTAATAATTGCTTACGAGCCGATTTGGGCCATAGGGACGGGGATTCCTATAAAACCTGACGACGGCGAGGAAATGCACAGGTTTATTTATGATTATGTTAACGCAAATTTTTTGATAGGCGAGCTAAGGATTATATACGGCGGAAGCGTCACGGAATCGAATATAAAAGAGCTTATCGCCAAAAAGCATATCGACGGGGCGCTGGTAGGCGGGGCAAGTTTAGACCCTTTGATTTTTTTTAATATATGTGAACTTTCGGTCGTTTGA
- a CDS encoding isoleucine--tRNA ligase, which translates to MDYKDSLNLPKTDFPMKANLKVTEEKLLREWEENKLYENLIKQAQNRSKTFILHDGPPYANGHIHLGTALNKILKDIIVRFKLMSGYNAPFIPGWDCHGLPIEHNVDKTLKSKDSISKSEKRKLCREYAGRFVDVQRQEFKRLGSIGRYDDPYLTMNYSYEANTVRKLADFIKNGGLYRANKPIYWCSSCKTALAEAEVEYAQKSSPSIYVKFRIKSNLGDIINYAEIGEKDIFAVIWTTTPWTIPSNLAISLNPDFEYSFVDNGGEIFILEESLADELMKKFGYLDYRVIAKTNGKNLENKIAAHPFINRDSLLILGSHVKKDAGTGLVHTAPGHGDDDYAVGLKYNLPAYAPVNNEGRFLKDVDTFAGMHVFESNPHVIEKLKEAGALVLEEKIDHSYPHCWRCKNPVILRSTKQWFISMGINNLRDKSLKAVESVNWIPKWGIDRISGMLETRPDWCVSRQRSWGVPITAFYCKNCGEAFIDYDLTLKIAGEFEKYGADLWFDKPADYFINLSEKEVKCKKCGSKEFEKEEDILDVWFDSGVSYYCVLKNDKELKGNAFAFPADLYLEGSDQHRGWFHSSLLIGVGTGDGAPYKTVLTHGFVVDSSGKKMSKSLGNVISPDEIINKYGADILRLWAASEDYKNDMRISQEIIQRLSEGYRKIRNTLRFMLGNLNDFDDGRDAVKYENMGDIDKYALHRLVLLSQNLIRHYSNYDFHLVYQNTYKFIIEFSSFYLDIVKDILYTDAKNSVKRRAVQSVLHFSLNIFVKFLAPIMPFSASEAWGYFRKSGKLDDIFLEQLDEPAESYVNFEIAEKFDKLIGIRDVVLSSLEKARDKKFIGSSLEAKVILKASNEDYDLLNGVKAEALKDLFIVSGVAIERNTMADFNITEAVVEKAEGEKCARCWKYDASVGKHTDYNDVCDRCHDVLINL; encoded by the coding sequence ATGGATTATAAAGACAGCTTGAACCTTCCGAAGACCGATTTCCCCATGAAGGCAAATTTGAAAGTTACCGAGGAAAAACTCCTTCGGGAATGGGAAGAAAATAAGCTTTACGAGAACCTTATAAAACAGGCGCAAAACAGGTCAAAAACATTTATTCTTCATGACGGCCCCCCTTATGCCAACGGGCATATTCATCTGGGAACGGCTTTAAATAAAATATTGAAGGATATAATAGTCAGGTTTAAACTGATGTCGGGGTACAACGCGCCGTTTATCCCCGGCTGGGATTGCCACGGGCTTCCGATCGAACACAATGTCGATAAAACTTTAAAGTCTAAAGATTCTATTTCAAAGAGCGAAAAGAGAAAACTTTGCCGCGAATACGCCGGCAGGTTTGTGGATGTTCAAAGGCAGGAGTTCAAAAGACTTGGAAGCATCGGCAGATATGACGACCCTTATCTTACGATGAACTATTCCTATGAAGCAAACACCGTTAGAAAGCTGGCGGATTTCATCAAAAACGGCGGGCTTTACAGGGCAAATAAACCGATTTACTGGTGTTCATCCTGCAAAACCGCTCTTGCGGAGGCGGAAGTCGAATATGCCCAGAAGTCGTCCCCTTCGATTTATGTCAAGTTTAGAATCAAATCTAACTTAGGAGATATTATTAATTATGCCGAGATAGGCGAAAAGGATATTTTTGCGGTAATCTGGACTACTACGCCGTGGACTATCCCGTCAAATCTTGCCATATCTTTAAATCCCGACTTCGAATATTCTTTTGTTGACAACGGAGGAGAGATTTTTATCCTCGAAGAAAGCCTTGCGGATGAATTAATGAAAAAATTCGGGTATCTTGATTATAGGGTTATAGCGAAAACAAACGGTAAAAATTTGGAAAATAAAATTGCGGCACATCCGTTTATAAATAGAGATTCGTTGTTAATACTGGGTTCGCATGTTAAAAAAGATGCGGGAACAGGGCTTGTTCATACGGCGCCGGGACACGGGGACGACGACTACGCTGTCGGCCTTAAATACAACCTTCCGGCTTACGCCCCCGTCAATAACGAGGGGAGATTTTTAAAAGATGTGGATACATTTGCGGGGATGCATGTATTCGAATCGAATCCTCATGTGATAGAAAAGCTTAAAGAAGCAGGCGCTTTGGTTCTCGAAGAAAAGATAGACCATTCTTACCCGCACTGCTGGAGGTGTAAAAATCCTGTAATTTTAAGGTCAACAAAACAGTGGTTCATTTCCATGGGCATTAATAACTTAAGGGATAAATCCCTTAAGGCAGTAGAATCCGTTAACTGGATTCCGAAATGGGGCATAGACAGAATTTCCGGCATGCTTGAAACGAGGCCCGATTGGTGCGTTTCAAGGCAGAGGTCATGGGGCGTTCCTATAACGGCATTTTATTGCAAAAATTGCGGCGAGGCGTTTATAGATTACGATTTAACACTTAAAATAGCGGGCGAGTTCGAGAAATACGGGGCGGATTTATGGTTCGATAAACCGGCGGATTATTTTATAAACTTAAGCGAAAAAGAGGTTAAATGCAAAAAGTGCGGTTCGAAGGAATTTGAAAAGGAAGAAGATATACTCGATGTCTGGTTCGATAGCGGGGTTAGCTATTACTGCGTGTTAAAAAACGATAAAGAATTAAAGGGCAATGCTTTTGCTTTTCCCGCTGACTTATATTTAGAGGGTTCCGACCAGCATAGGGGCTGGTTCCATTCAAGCCTTCTGATAGGGGTCGGAACAGGCGACGGCGCGCCTTATAAAACGGTTTTAACCCATGGTTTTGTGGTTGACAGTTCAGGAAAAAAGATGTCAAAGTCTCTGGGTAATGTCATAAGCCCCGACGAGATTATAAACAAGTACGGCGCCGATATATTAAGGCTTTGGGCGGCATCGGAAGACTATAAAAACGATATGAGAATATCGCAGGAGATAATCCAGAGGCTTTCGGAAGGATACAGGAAGATAAGAAATACATTGCGGTTTATGCTTGGAAATTTAAACGATTTCGACGATGGGCGAGATGCCGTTAAATATGAAAATATGGGGGATATCGACAAATATGCTCTTCACAGGTTAGTCCTTTTATCCCAAAACCTTATCAGGCACTATTCAAACTACGATTTTCACTTAGTTTATCAAAATACATATAAATTTATTATAGAGTTTTCTTCCTTTTATCTCGATATCGTTAAAGATATACTTTATACGGATGCCAAAAATTCCGTTAAAAGAAGAGCGGTTCAATCGGTCCTGCACTTTTCGTTAAATATTTTCGTCAAATTTCTGGCGCCCATAATGCCTTTCAGCGCGTCCGAAGCATGGGGATATTTTAGGAAATCGGGAAAACTTGACGATATTTTCCTCGAACAGCTTGATGAACCTGCCGAATCTTATGTAAATTTTGAGATTGCGGAAAAATTCGATAAATTAATCGGGATAAGGGATGTCGTGTTATCAAGCCTCGAAAAGGCAAGGGATAAAAAGTTTATCGGGAGTTCGCTGGAAGCAAAGGTTATTTTAAAGGCAAGTAACGAGGATTACGATTTACTGAACGGGGTTAAAGCCGAAGCCCTGAAAGATTTATTTATAGTTTCGGGAGTTGCGATAGAACGGAACACCATGGCGGATTTTAATATTACCGAAGCCGTCGTGGAAAAAGCCGAAGGGGAAAAGTGCGCGCGCTGCTGGAAATATGACGCAAGCGTGGGGAAACATACCGATTATAACGATGTTTGCGACAGATGCCATGATGTTTTGATTAATTTGTAA